The genomic stretch TCAGTTGAACGTGGTCGGGCGGGGCCATCTTCCGCCACAGAGCCCGCATGATCATTTCATCCGAGAGCTCCACCACCGATGCCACAACCGTGACAGGCCACTGGCATTCAATGGCCTCGCTGATAATTGAGCGATACACCATGGCGGTGGTACCAGAATCAATCCGGAAACTGGTCACCATCAGATAGACGTGCGAAGGCGCAGCCAGTTCGCCGAGCGCCCGTGCCTGGCGCCGAAGCCGGGGATACGCCCATTTGAGGAAATACATTGCACGCAGAAAGTGCGTGATACCCACGGAATACCGCCAGATACCAATCACACCGATCACCAGAAGAAAGTGCGCCCCGCCCCTCACGGTGTAGGTGCTTGGCAGGGAAACAGCCAGTGCTCCGAGTGCCGCGAGAAACAGCAGCCAGCCACCGGCTCTGGATACTGGATTGTCGGAAATGTAAGACATGCCGCAGGTTCCTGAAAGTTCGTTCCGTGCCTGTGCCAGTCCAGACGCCCCCCGCCCTTCAACAGGCGCCGGGGGCATCCGCAAACCGGTCACTACCAGCAGATGCCTTCGAGCACATCGTTGGTTGTGGTCTTCATGAAGCCCACCAGGTCGACAACCCGTTTGCCTTCGGGAACCTCCGCGATCACCGTCTCGAACAGTTCATCGTTGTTGCCCACCACAATCACATCGGCGTGGTCGATCACACTCCGCAGATCGCTGTGCATCAGGTTCGAGAGATGGGGAATTTTCTGGTTGATGTATTCCCGGTTAGCGCCGTGGGTTCGGGCGTAATCCACATTGCGGTCAAAGATCTGCAGGTCGTAGCCCTTGCCAATCAGCATCTCGGCCAGCTCCACCAGCGGGCTTTCGCGCAGATCGTCGGTATTGGATTTGAAGCTCAGGCCGAGCATGCTGATCTTGCGGCTGCCGTAACCGGCCAGGATCTTGAAGGCATGCGACACCTGCTCGTTATTGCTGCTCATGATTGAGCTCAGCAGGGGGTGCTTCACATCCATCTGGCTGGCGCGATAGGTCAGCGCCCGCACATCCTTTGGCAGGCAGGAGCCGCCGAAGGCAAAACCGGGGCGCATGTAATAGCGGGAGATGTTGAGTTTCTTGTCCTGGCAGACCACGTCCATCACATCGCGGCCGTCGACCCCCATGGATTTGGCAATATTGCCGATCTCGTTGGCGAAGCTCACCTTGGTGGCATGCCACACATTGCAGGTGTACTTGATCATCTCGGCCACTTCGATGGGCTTGCGGATGATGGGAGCGTCGAGATCCTCGTAGATACTCGCCAGAAGCTTCCCTGAGCGCTCATCCAGCTCGCCGATGACGGTGATGGGCGGGTGATCGTAGTCCTTGATTGCGGTGCTCTCGCGGAGGAATTCCGGGTTCACGCAGACCCCGAAATCGATCCCGGCCTGCTTGCCGGAGGCCTGCTCCAGGGCGGGAATAACCACGTTGCGAACGGTGCCCGGCAGAACCGTGCTGCGCACCACCACCAGGTGCCAGCCACCCTTGTCGCGCAGCGCCCTGCCGATATCACCGCAGACCTTTTCCACGAACTGGAGATCCAGGTCACCATTAGGCTTGCTGGGGGTGCCCACACAGATCATCGAGAGTTCGCTTTCCTGAACTGCGACGTGGCCGTCAATCACGCCGGTGATATAGCCGTTCTTGCGGCCTGTCTGGAGCAGGCCCTCCAGCCCCGGCTCGACAATCGGCGATTTGCCGTTGTTGATCAGGTCAATCTTGACCGGAGAGACATCCACACCAACCACGTGATGCCCACGCTGAGCGAGGCTGGCGGTACAGACCGCACCCACATACCCCAGACCAAAAATACTGATTCGCATTTCCCTAACTCCCTGACTGTCGTTTTAGTGGCCCGCCAACGGTGAACCTTGCAGAGCCCGATCAGATTCGTTGGCGAAAGCAATGCCAGAACCCTCGGGGCGAATTGGGAGAACGCAGTGGCAGGGGCCAACCCGGACATGGCTTTGCCTCACCACCGCGTTCCGACAGCCAGAAACCTATCGTAACGAAACGTTAAACTCCGCTTACAAAAAGATAATTTTTACCATCTAAATCAAATACATGTATTTATTTTAGGTGTGAATTCAGGATGTACAGAAAGCAATCAAGGCACTGATTTTCGGTGATTTATAAATGCCCGATGACACAGCCTGTCGCCATCGAAGATGCATTTTGAGGTAGAATTTTCGGTTTGATATTTCGAAATCGAACAACGGGGGCGGGACGATATTCAGAATTCGTCTCAGGCGGGATTTTTTCGGATGGAACGGAAATCGGAACCAGCTCGTGACATTAGGCTGCCACTCCAAAAAACCAGCGGTTTCAGGCACCGGATTGGCGCCAATAGAGTGCTCATGGGAGGCATTTGTCGGGGCTCGCTCCCGCGCGAAGCGAGCCCCAAACTTACGGAGTGGACTTCTACATCAGTTCAATCGCCACGGCAGTTCCCTCACCCCCACCAATACACAGCGAAGCCACACCGCGTTTGAGGCCACGCTGCTTCAGGGCATTGATCAGGGTAACGATGATCCGTGAGCCGGAAGAGCCAATTGGATGCCCCAGTGCACAGGCACCGCCGTGCACATTAACCTTCTCAGCCGGCAGCTTGAGCTCGTTGATCGCCGCCAGAGTGACCACCGCGAAGGCTTCGTTGATCTCGAACAGATCCACGTCATCCACGCTCCAACCGGCTTTTTTGAGTACCTTCTCGATGGCGCCGATGGGCGCCAGGGTGAACTCGGCCGGCAAACGGGCGTGGGTGGCGTGGGCCACGATGCGGGCCTGGGGGTGCAGGCCGCGGGCGTCGGCTTCGACGGCAGAGGCCAGCACCAGGGCGGATGCGCCGTCGCTGATGGAGCTGGCGTTGGCGGCGGTTACCGAGCCGTCTTTGGCGAAGGCGGGTTTCAGGTGCGGGATTTTTTCCGGTTTGGCATTGCCCGGCTGTTCGTCGGTATCGACTTCGGTGTCACCACCCCGGCCGGACACGGTCACCGGAACGATCTCGTCACGGAACCAGCCATTTTCGATGGCGGCCAGGGATTTTTGCAGGGAGCCAATAGCAAATTCGTCCATGGCCTGGCGGCTGATGTCGTATTTGTCAGCGGTGCGCTGGGCGAAGACGCCCATCAGGCCGCCTTCGTAGGCATCTTCCAGGCCATCGAGGAACATGCTGTCCAGCACCTGGCCATGGCCCATGCGCATACCGGCGCGGGCTTTGGGCAAGAGGTACGGCGCCTGGCTCATGTTTTCCATGCCGCCAGCGATCATGATGTTGTTGGTGCCGGCCTTGATCTGGTCGTGGGCCATGATCACGGCCTGCATGCCGGAGCCGCACATCTTGTTGATGGTGGTGCAGCCGGAGCTGTCCGGGATGCCGGAAGCGCGGGAGGCCTGGCGTGCCGGGGCCTGGCCCAGGCCGGCAGGCAGCACGCAGCCCATGATGACTTCCTGAACATCCGCTGGCTGGAGGCCAGAGCGTTCGATGGCGGCCTTGATGGAGATGGCGCCCAGGTCCGGGGAGCGCACCGAGCTAAGGGAGCCCATCATGCCGCCCATGGGAGTTCTTGCTGAGCCTGCTATTACTACGTCGTTACCATTCATTTTAAATGCCCTCGAATTTGGTGCTGGGCCAAGTGCCAGACGCCTTTCCGGGACACGCTGTGAATACGTCCCTGTAAGCTTGACTGCAGCATCCATGCTGCAGACAGTCCCGGAAAGGCGTCTGGCACTCGGCCCTTCAGCTTGTGAGTTCGTCTGCCTTAATCAGGCTTTGCCCAGCACAGACCGGGCAATAATTTCTTTCATTACCTCCGAGGTGCCGCCGTAAATCCGCTGCACCCGCGCGTCGATGAAGTTCCGGGAAATCGGGTATTCCGTGGTGTAACCATAACCGCCAAACAGCTGCAGGCAGCCGTCGGCGACGCGGCACTGCATTTCGGTGGCGCTGTACTTGGCCATGGAGGCCGTGGGCGCATCCAGCTCGCCGCGGTCGTACTGGTCGATGCACTGGTCCACGAAGGCCTTGTTGACCCGGTAATCGGTTTCCATACGGGCGATCTCGAAACGGGTGTTCTGCAGTTGGGCCAGCTTCTGGCCGAACAGTTCCCGTTCCTGGGCGTAGGCGATGGTCAGGTCCAGCGAACCGCGCGCGGCGGCGACGCCGAGGGCACCGATCACCAGGCGCTCCCGGGGCAGCTCACGCATCAGGTAAACGAAACCCTGGCCTTCTTCACCCAACAAGGCAGACGCCGGGATGCGCATGTCCGAGAAGAACATCTCGGAGGTGTCACCGGAGTGCTGGCCGATCTTGTCGAGGTTCCGGCCCTTGCTGTAACCCGGCAGCGAGGTATCCACCAGGAACAGGCTGATACCGCGGGCACCGGCCTTGGGGTCGGTCTTGGCGGCAACGATCACCATGTCCGCATGCTGGCCGTTGGTGATGAAGGTCTTGGAGCCGTTGAGGATGTAGTCGTCGCCATCCTTCAGCGCGCTGGTGCGGATTGCCTGCAGGTCACTGCCGGCACCCGGCTCGGTCATGGCGATGGCGCCGACCGCTTCTCCGGAGACCAGCTTGGGCAACCATTGCTGGCGCTGCTCCTCGTTGCCGATGTGGCTGAGGTAAGGCGCAACAATGTCGGAGTGCACCATCACGTTGGTGGACAGGGCGCCGAAGCCCATGCGGGCAAGCTCTTCGCCCACCACCACGGAGAACTGGAAGGGTGCACCGATGCCGCCACAGTCTTCCGGCACATCAACACACAGCATGCCGGCGTTGCCCAGGGTGTTCCAGAGTTCCCGGGGTACGATGCCGGACTTTTCCCAGGCTTCGTAGTGCGGCGTCACTTCCTTTTCCAGGACCTTGATCACCGAGTCCCGGAACATTGCCAGTTCTTCTTTATCAACAGGCATGGTCATGAATGTCTCCTGCAATTGAATGCGTCACTTGGGCGCCATGCGAAGCGCGCAGTCGAGGCGAATCACTTCGCCGTTGAGAATCGGGTTGCGCACCATCTGGTCCACCATCATGCCGAACTCCTCCGGTTTGCCGAGGCGTTTCGGGAACGGCAGCGTAGCCGCCAGGCTTTCCTGAACTTCCTCGGGCATACCCGCCATCATGGGGGTCATGAACAGGCCCGGCGCAATCGTATTTACACGGATGCCCTCGCGGGCCAGCTCCCGGGCCGACTGCAGGGTCAGCGATACCACGCCGCCCTTGGAGGCACTGTACGCAGCCTGGCCAATCTGGCCCTCATAGGCGGCCACCGACGCGGTATTGATGATCACGCCCCGCTCGCCATCGGCGTTCGGCTCACGCTGGGCCATATCCGCCGCCGCCAGCCGAAGAATGTTAAAGGTGCCGATAAGGTTGACCTGGATAACCTTGCTGAAGTTCTCCAGGGGCATCACACCGTCACGGCCCAGAATCTTGCCTGCGGTGGCAATACCGGCGCAGTTCACCGCGATACCGCAGGGGCCGTGGGCCTCTCTTGCGGCGTTGATCGCTGATTCGGCGCTGTCTGGCGAGCTGACGTCGCATTTCAGGAAGATCCCGCCGATATCCGCAGCGACCTTTTCACCCTGCTCCTGTTGAAGATCCAGGATGGCCACCTTGCATCCGGCAGCGGCCAGTGCCCGGGCCGCACCCTCGCCCAGCCCGGACGCCCCGCCTGTTACAATGGCTGCCACATTTTTGAATTCCATCGTTCGCTCCCCTTTTCAGGATTCTGTTTATTAAAAATCTGACCAGAAAACCACTTTACGTTTACGTAAACTTTATCTAACCTAAGTCTAAAAAGGAAATCGTCATGATCGAAAAAAGAACCTTCAGCATCAGTGAGCTCTCGCAGGAGTTCGATGTAACGACGCGAAGCATCCGCTTTTATGAAGACCAGGGCCTGCTCAAACCCAGGCGCCGCGGGCAAACCCGCATCTTCAGCACCAAAGACCGGGTGCGCCTGAAGCTGATTCTCCGCGGTAAACGCATGGGCTTCACCCTTGCAGAAACCAAGGAACTTTTCGATCTGTGGGACGAGACCCTCACAGG from Marinobacter subterrani encodes the following:
- a CDS encoding thiolase family protein; translated protein: MNGNDVVIAGSARTPMGGMMGSLSSVRSPDLGAISIKAAIERSGLQPADVQEVIMGCVLPAGLGQAPARQASRASGIPDSSGCTTINKMCGSGMQAVIMAHDQIKAGTNNIMIAGGMENMSQAPYLLPKARAGMRMGHGQVLDSMFLDGLEDAYEGGLMGVFAQRTADKYDISRQAMDEFAIGSLQKSLAAIENGWFRDEIVPVTVSGRGGDTEVDTDEQPGNAKPEKIPHLKPAFAKDGSVTAANASSISDGASALVLASAVEADARGLHPQARIVAHATHARLPAEFTLAPIGAIEKVLKKAGWSVDDVDLFEINEAFAVVTLAAINELKLPAEKVNVHGGACALGHPIGSSGSRIIVTLINALKQRGLKRGVASLCIGGGEGTAVAIELM
- a CDS encoding acyl-CoA dehydrogenase family protein; the encoded protein is MTMPVDKEELAMFRDSVIKVLEKEVTPHYEAWEKSGIVPRELWNTLGNAGMLCVDVPEDCGGIGAPFQFSVVVGEELARMGFGALSTNVMVHSDIVAPYLSHIGNEEQRQQWLPKLVSGEAVGAIAMTEPGAGSDLQAIRTSALKDGDDYILNGSKTFITNGQHADMVIVAAKTDPKAGARGISLFLVDTSLPGYSKGRNLDKIGQHSGDTSEMFFSDMRIPASALLGEEGQGFVYLMRELPRERLVIGALGVAAARGSLDLTIAYAQERELFGQKLAQLQNTRFEIARMETDYRVNKAFVDQCIDQYDRGELDAPTASMAKYSATEMQCRVADGCLQLFGGYGYTTEYPISRNFIDARVQRIYGGTSEVMKEIIARSVLGKA
- a CDS encoding SDR family NAD(P)-dependent oxidoreductase, which produces MEFKNVAAIVTGGASGLGEGAARALAAAGCKVAILDLQQEQGEKVAADIGGIFLKCDVSSPDSAESAINAAREAHGPCGIAVNCAGIATAGKILGRDGVMPLENFSKVIQVNLIGTFNILRLAAADMAQREPNADGERGVIINTASVAAYEGQIGQAAYSASKGGVVSLTLQSARELAREGIRVNTIAPGLFMTPMMAGMPEEVQESLAATLPFPKRLGKPEEFGMMVDQMVRNPILNGEVIRLDCALRMAPK
- a CDS encoding MerR family transcriptional regulator: MIEKRTFSISELSQEFDVTTRSIRFYEDQGLLKPRRRGQTRIFSTKDRVRLKLILRGKRMGFTLAETKELFDLWDETLTGNEKQLLKMLEILEGRRAMLEQQKNDIAQAEMEIETAETRCREALDELQKKKKQQAPANDEARQAAEH
- a CDS encoding nucleotide sugar dehydrogenase, which encodes MRISIFGLGYVGAVCTASLAQRGHHVVGVDVSPVKIDLINNGKSPIVEPGLEGLLQTGRKNGYITGVIDGHVAVQESELSMICVGTPSKPNGDLDLQFVEKVCGDIGRALRDKGGWHLVVVRSTVLPGTVRNVVIPALEQASGKQAGIDFGVCVNPEFLRESTAIKDYDHPPITVIGELDERSGKLLASIYEDLDAPIIRKPIEVAEMIKYTCNVWHATKVSFANEIGNIAKSMGVDGRDVMDVVCQDKKLNISRYYMRPGFAFGGSCLPKDVRALTYRASQMDVKHPLLSSIMSSNNEQVSHAFKILAGYGSRKISMLGLSFKSNTDDLRESPLVELAEMLIGKGYDLQIFDRNVDYARTHGANREYINQKIPHLSNLMHSDLRSVIDHADVIVVGNNDELFETVIAEVPEGKRVVDLVGFMKTTTNDVLEGICW